The sequence below is a genomic window from Hemitrygon akajei chromosome 2, sHemAka1.3, whole genome shotgun sequence.
aaaaaaagttgaatttccccatggggatgaataaagtatctatctatctatctatctatcatacaaggacgtttgatggttctgtgtctgtacccgctggaattcagaaggatggggggtggTAATCACAATGAAACCTTTTGaaggttgaaaggcctagacagtagatgttaaaaggatgtttcccatggagggagagtgtgggacaagaGGGAGCAGTCTCAGGATAGATGGTCGCCCTTTCTAAACAGtgatgtggagaaaattctttagccagagggtggtgaatttgtggaactttttgccatatgcagctgtggaggccaggtcgttggcaGTATTTACGgctgagattgataggctcttgattggacatggaatcaaaggttacaggaagaaggccgggaaatggggttgaggaggagaaaaaataagctcagccaggattgaatggcagagcagactccatgggccagatggctcctatgtcttatggtcttagtaaatttgtatttttttcttattttaggAGATCACAACACCACCAGCTGTGTAAGTACTTAAATTTTCTTTCTTGGTTACTTTTAAGCTGCTCTCTGAGACCTGTGCAAAGTATCAAAATGGCTAATAACAAGATTTTCCAATTCTTCTGAAAATGCAGTGGTGAAACTAGGAAAGAAATCAAAGTTGTTAATGACATATTGATTGGTGAGTTTCGGGGACCTCTACAGCACATGGTGTGGAGACAGATGAGAAAATTGATAAAACCAGGTAAGCAGCTGTGTTTTCGAGGTGAACAAAATTAATTGTGGTATTAACAACATTGACTTTCCAGTCATTTCTAGTTGCTCAGCTATTGAGAAGTTGGACTGGACATCTAAATCTTTATTGCCTGATTATTGGTTTCTTTTATCACATGAGAGTTCTTTCAGCACTGTCTATACAActatcaaggatatcttcaaggagtagtacctcaagaaggcagaATCAGCATTAAGCACCAACCAGACCATGCCTTCCTCACATAATTACTATTAGGGATAAGTACAGGAACTTGAAGAtcccactcaatgattcagacagTTTCCTCCagtccactgtcagatttctgcttggtccatgaacatttcctTGTTATTCCCTGTTTCTTTCACTAttatgtaatttatagttattttgccacacacacacacactaaaagtATTTTGTAGTGGAAAATTAACCTACTGatatttggaatgtggaagatgTCTAGAGCATCCAGAAAAGACCCATCATTCAAAGGCAGAGGTTAGGTTCTAACTTAGGTCCCTCGAGCTGTGTGACCAGGGCTCCATCAGCTGCCCTCACTTGGATTAATTATAACCAATATCACCTGGAAAGGAGCAAAATAAAGAACTTTCCTCAGTAATATTTATACAATCAAAGTTGCCGCCAGTCATCACCAGAGATCTGGGTTTGATCCCAAACCAAGGTGGTGTCTGAGTGGAATTTGCACACTTGTCCACATTTActcatacactttaaagatttgcaggctggtaggttaactggttgcTGCTATTTACTCaatggttcatttattatcaaagtatacaagtCTGAAAtaattcttctccagatagccatgaaaccaagaaagaaaagaatgacagTACAAACATTCAACCCCAAATCTTTTCTCCCTGCACAAGAACAACAAAAACGGAACAGGTATATTGACCCCCAAGTTTCCCATCCgctcacacaaaatactgagaAATATCGCACAAAATACAGAATCCAAAAATCAATGagactgaaaaaaaaaattatagtCCAAGGCCATATTGAAAATGCAGAAACCTGGGCAATATTTTCCAGGCACCGCAACAGGTCTTTCCTCTCCAGCAGCAAACGATCATCctagtgataaaaaggcagtcttccctctccgtaGAAATGCAatctcaccagcgatcaaaaggcagtattcactctctggcagcagagtgatctaaCCAGCGATAAAAATGTAGGCAGTAGGCACTCATCTTCTGCATTTGTCTCAATGTTTTAATCTCCCTCGTCACTTTAACTGGTGAACAATGGAAgttttaatcagtgaaatggagtcaaacattggGTCACACCCCATCCCACAGACTTCTCACCACAAAATTCCCACATGTTGCCTCTGTGAATCCTTTCAGGGACTACAGAGCACTgaaacacccaaacgatctccaaactgcaaatcatagTCTCCAACAGTTCAAGAATCACATACAAGATGCATATCACATGTAAAAGACATTAAAGGAATGAAATGTGTGTTTTCATGATCTGTCCGGAAGATTTGACTGAAGGGGCATTGTATGCAGGCACCATCTCATGAGAATTGAAGGACACACTGATAAGACAAGTGAGGGAGAACCGGCAACAGAGAAGTAAGTGCATGAATAAGGATAATAGAAATAGTCAGGGGGCAGtgtgactcaatgggctgaatggcctctaaACTGCAAAATGAGAAATAGAATTAATGGTAATTTTTAGGATATCCTTGCATGCAAATCATTTAATTTTAGTGTGTAAATAATTAACAAAAACAATTCAATTCTAGCCCAGGAAAGCATTAACAAAAGCTCCAATGTTGCACCTTGCCTGAATTTTAGTAAACACTAAAAGCAGCTGAGCCCTCATGGTTCAaatgtcaccccccccccacccccacagtatAGGAGGCGGTCAGATAGCAAGGTGGTTTCCCTTTTTCTGGGCACAGTTGCAGGAGCATCTGATCAATATGCTGCACTGTTACATATTAACTAAGAAACCTAATCTCTATAAAGTTTAGTCATGCTTACATCTTACAATCAGTGGCAACTTTactagatacctcctgtacctaataaagtaggcaCTACATGTATGTTTGTGTtttctgctgtagcccaaccacttcaaggttcgaggtGTTGAGTTTTTAGAGTAATCTTCGGAACATCGGATTATTTAAGttatgttgccttcctgtcattttgaaccagtcttgccattctcctttgacctatGACCtatcattaataaggcatttttgccagaactgctgctcactagattttgttttttgtttgtattttgcaccatttttcaaactctaaagactgttgtgcatgataaACCACTCACCATCCAGCACTAACAGCCACTCCACAGTCAGTCATTTAGATCATATTCTGATATTTGGGCTAAAAaaaagctgaacctcttgaccacgtctgaacgcttttatacattgagttgctgccacatgattggctgtttagatacttgcattaacaaggtTTACaaatgtacctaatgaagtggctacCAAGCATATAACGAACTGTTCTTGTCTAAAACACATTCAAATTAACATTCAGGAATTTGTATATTCAAATCACTTGAGATTTTCTAGGTAATCTAGTAACAGAGAATTTATTACCTGTAAGTTTACTTATGTATTCCTAGCAATGCAGTTTAAGACTGAATCACATTATTGATAGTAATGTGATAATCTCTGACTTACAGCATTCGCTCGATTGACCCTAGCTCCGAATTCAGCTCACCCGAGGCTCATTTTATGCCCAAGTATGACCACGGCTTTAGTTGGATACCTGCCACAGCAGTTACCGGAGAATCCAAAACGATTTCGGAAACTTATCTGTGTGTTGGGATCAAAACAATTTACATCAGGGAAACACTACTGGGAGGTCGCAGTTGACCAGGGAGCAAAGTGGATGGTTGGAGTTGTGAAGGAGTCTGTAACCAGATACAAACTGGAAGAAATGACTGTACAGAACGGTTACTGGGTAATAAGTCCTTATGTAACCAATTGGATCCAATCACTCTGTGATTTCTTTGCACAGACATACAGAAATCCAAAACACACTGAGCATCTTAAGCTCCAAATTAATCCAACAAAGGTTGGTATTTATCTGGACTATGAGGGAGGGCAGGTGTCATTTTACAATGCTGGTAACATGTCTCACCTCTACACACATAGTGGGCCAATGTCTGGTGCAGTCTTACCTTTCTTTGGACCTGGAAATTCAGCAAATGATCGAATCAGACTGGTTCAGCCCTGGTGGTAAATTTGATGTGTCTTGTCAGTTACATGAAAATGTTGTAAGAATGAATCATTAAATAAACACTTAGATCAAAGACCTGTTTACAATTTAAGTTTGCTGTAATAACTAGAAAGGAGGCAAAGTTTGATGTAATAACTTATTTCCCTGCAGCTTAACCTATTCTaaaggagatggtggaagtttgcAGTAGTCATcagctcccttcccccttctacCACTCACACATATACAAGGGGTAACTTACAGTGACCATTAACATACCTGCACATCTTTGTGTGGGAAATGGGTGTACTCAGAAAATTCACACTTATTCCTCAATCATACTTTATTTACTTGTGTGCAAAGAAAACAGCAtggcccctgtcaccacactgttctgaagttaGACATGTTTATAAAGAGTTGACTAGCAGTTAAGGATATAGACCATTTGATAAACTGTGCATATTCAATTTCAGGTGTTAAAAATCACCAGAAACTACAAGCTAACAATCAATGATACTTTGTAGTAAAGTAATTATTCCCTAGATGGTGTGTCCCTTGAATCCTTCTGTTACATACTTGTCTCAGTATCCCAAATGGCTCCAGTCCCTTGCTGTGCATAAGGAAAACATGTTTCAAAGGTCCCTCTTCAAATgcttcccttgcctgggttgtCCTCACACTATCGGTAACCTACTCTTGCCCGGACATTACTTTAACCCTTAATTTGCTGCAGCCACCACATGGGATATATTGGGGAAATGCATGTTCGCAGAGAGAACATGCAGGCtgcacacagacatcacagttcATGACACTTCATAGGTGGTTAGTCCCCTAGAGACGTTGCATTTCTTCAAGTACCCCAGTAAATCTATAggcaagatggcaccagcaatATTTTGAAAACAGCTCACAAAATTACTAGATACTCTAGTAATTATACTTCTTCTGAACTGCGATCGTTGcagtctgcagcctgtaatttccccttCAAGGATGTACTTTCAAAGTGACAAAATGATCTGGCACATTTGCAATCTCCTGGGAGATTCAGCAAACTAGACTCCCAAGAGTGCAGATAGGACCAGGGCGACCATCGCCAGGGTCAGACACTGCAGCGAGGTCTGACAGTAGGAGACAAGCCTGTGATCAGCTCCATTACATCATGACAATAACAAACAAGAAGAGCCAAAAAGGAATAGGTGCTTGgtgatgtctgcctgtgtttgaccagtcTCCCTTTTAAAGAGAATCGCtattaccatcagacaggaggtgcagaagtcttgagtcccatgccaccaggttcagaagtTGATGCAATGGAGCCTTTGGGCTCCTGAGCCTCAGCACTGAACGGGCTCCACGGCTGttgggaactctgcagttcatgtacCATGTGTTTTTATTGTCTGTCATTTACTACTTGCGtgatttgttctctttttgcaaaTTGGATATgtggtggctgttgtgttttatttAGTGAATTAagttgcatttctttgttttgtgactactgtacctgcaagaagatgaatctcaatgcTGTATATAATAAatttcgataataaatttgaactttggtgAAGTTCCCACAGTGGCACTGGACTTCAGTCAGTGATCCAAACCAATTATGCACCACTTGGAGGGAATCTGCTAATGTCACAGATCCCCACATCCTGAGGCCTTTGCCATTGGTGGTGGTAGAGGTCTTCGATTTGAGAAGTCCTGCCGAGTTTGTAGAGATGGAGGTGTGGAGAGAAcaaaggtttgcagatgatacacacTGCAGCCATTGTGTAAAGGCAATGGAGGAAATGAATAGCAGCAGTGGTGAATAGAAGTGAACAAAATGTGTGTTTAATTCTAGAAGAAGATAGCGAGCTCCTTGGAATTAGTGCAGCTGTCTGACGGACATCAAAGGCCAGTCACTGTTTATAGAAATCCATTTGATTGTATCCTCAGTTTCTCTTGGTCTTCACCCTATCACAAATCATTCCCTTTGTTTTCTTCACGTCACTCCCTTCTCTGCTTCTGAAAACACACGATTTTTTACTTACTAATTTTGATACAagatcagaatttttttttattctccacagatgctacttcagtaaaatggactaattctgccccATGTCTTGTTGCCACTGGCACTTCGGGCCGCAATGAAAGTCCtctatctctggcagtgttcagagcttccttcatcatgtcagtagcttcttcttggttttcactactgtcagtcatgcaagtcctagGTGGGgattcaggaataccattgcactcaaATGTAGGAAGAATTCTGTTTTGCCAGTCAGAGCTCTCAGCTGGGAACCCCCAaaactggaggaccagtggactacTCTTAGTTTAGCCTCTAcccgtttggcatgggtgaccctaccaagagccaaagcataaagccctgactccagtcaacatagctctcTAGATCATTGAagtctccaaaccacgacaaggttgtggtcctcttggagggctgTGCCTTATGGCCCTAATAATTGCCTGGTACACCCATCAATCTATAGTTGTGTTTTCTGTAGTAATAAAGAGCAGACCAATCCACATTCAAACTTTTCTTGAACCTGTTGAGTGATTCACACACATTCAGCCTCTGTCTACATAAGCAGAGTACTGCAAACACTGAAAATTCTTTGCTGGTTATAATTAAGACCTTGTATTGGTGTGAGATACTACACTTTATCAACAACACGATGTATAATGATGAACCACCTTCACAGAAACATTGAACTTCACAAGGCAATTTCACTGgtaatttgggtttaattaagaACTTGGATTCAACACTACACATCACAATTGCAGTTAAGCTGTCCAAATAAGCTTCTTCTCCCAAGACACAAATTCACAAAAGCAAAAATGCAAAATGTAAACACGAGTTAAGCTTTGTGTACCCTCAGGTGACTATCCAGACCACTTAAAGCAGGGAACATCAGAGCTATGAGTGACAGCTCAACTTAGCAGCTAAATCTTATCACAGTGTTTCAAGCCCCCAACCAATCCAACCTCCAGAGATTTCCTAGTTTGTTTCACTTTGAAGACCATCTTACAATTTCCCACCAAAGTCTATAAACATTGTGGAATGAACAGAGATTTTGTGCAAAGCAACTTCATAGTGGTTATAACCCCAAGAGTACAGAAACATCTTTTCTAAATACATACTGATCCAAAAAAATGTGAACTCTTCCTGTATTCAGGAACTATTTCTTAAATAAGACAGTTATAACAAAGAGGGAGTTTGTGCAAATGTTCACCAGCCCTAAGTGAATAACCTACTCATTGCTTTGCCCAGTTTTTCATTTTGGGCTCTGATTTGTTGAGTAACAATTCTCAGTTGTTGCACAGCGGCAGTGTTCCCTGGCTCCAGTTTCAGCACCCTCTGCAAGTCTCTTCGGGCTTTGTCAACCTCGTTAATGGAAGTATAGGCCTGACTCCGACGGTACAGGCACTTCACAGAGTCGGGCTCAAGCTCCAGTGCCTTTGAGCAGTTCTGGATGACGTTCCTATATTGGCCTCGCTTCAGCTGGCAGGCAGCCAGGTTTGAGTACAACGCACACCTGACTTTAATATACTCCTCACCTTTCTCAGGAGGGACTTCATATTTCACTGACACCAGCAGCCTCAGCGATTTTGCGTAACGTCGTGTGGCACCAAAGAGATTCCCGTTTTTAAAATGCTCGGTACCTTTAGTTTTGTGGCACATCGCCGCCTGCCATTTTTCTTCAAAGGACATCTCCCAGGAGTCTTTATAGATGGTGAACTTCTCCAGTTTCACAGTGAACCTCAGCCTGTCTGCAAGGTCTTCACCTGCCTCACTCAAACCTGGAGTCAGAAGGACTTCACACTGCTCTCCCAGGAGCATCGTCTCAACACATTTATCAATTACTTCCCTGAACCACGTATCACTTTCACCAAGAATCACTTCCACGGACTCATTGATCCCAACTGGAAAATGCTTCCTTGAATCAAAACTGCTTGTGGGGTCCACCCCAATGTATATACGACACCAGGACCCTTCTTTGGGTTTATCTAGTCCACTGCCAACCTGTAAAGTCTTCTTCACAAAGGAACCATCTGGGCACATCCATGTGAAAGGTTCCAGAAGAATCTCATGATCTGACAGATTTCTTGTCTTTTCCTGCCCATTGCTGTTGTTGATGGCCTCTGATGTCTTACTCAACTGGCTGGATGCCATTATCCTTCAGACTGCAGGACCATAGCCATCACATCTCAAGGTACTTGGTGCCGTGAATGTGGCAGTGATGATTATCCAAGTAACGATGGTTCTGTCATTCAGTACAGCTTCTGCAAAGTATTTTTTTTATATCAAGAGGTTAAAATGTGAGCAttctaaaataaaaacattacTTCAATCTCTCTGGTGATGCCAAATCCCACTGATGTTTGCTTTATAACTTACTAACTTGTACAATGCATTCTGAACACATGTGCATTTCCAAACACGCAGGGACAACCCAAAATgcaaagcaccacacacaaaaaagCCGCCTGTAACAAGCATTCTGTAATTATAACCCGACCTCCTCTATCACACTCTGCTCACCCATCCAGGTCACCTCACACCGCACATCACACACAGCACTTCGTAGTCACAAACACTCAAGAAAGGCCAATATACCACCTTGATGCCCTCTTTCTGATGACCCCATTAACACactgcctctcaaagtccaaacCCTACTTCCCCATCATGAAAGATGGAAAAGGGCAAGGCTAGCCAAgaaggctctggtgaagctgtataggccaatctTCTGTACAGTAGATGCAATGGACTGCAGAAGCATAGATGAACTCAACCATATCATCAACCTCATAGGACGATGGAGACAAGAATTGATGGAATATGCTTCATTTTGTAGCTGAAGTCCCAAGTATTAACAGACCCTCACCCACTCTATCTTCCTTCAACTCCCATTCAAGCTCATCACTCACCCTCAACCTCCCACACAattccccaacaccaccaaccAACATCTCCTTATCTACACCACCCCCATTTGTCGTCTTCCATCCCAGCCTACAGCCTATGCCCCCACCATCCTTGCCCTGCAAAAAAACCTGCACCTTCATATGACCCGATAAACTGaactcaccccactctcccctccaacAACCACCCCGCACTCCCTCCCTATGCTGCCACACCTGCAAcaaccactcacccacccaccctccctccctcctggtCCCCTCAACCCCCTCCCAACCTACTTCCCCTCACCTTCCCTCTCTTTTgacatcccctccctccctcttgacACCCTtcgccccctccctccctccctcttgacCCCCCtcgccccctccctccctcttgacCTCCCCTCGCCCCCTCTCTCCCATGACGTCCCCTGGCCCTCCCCGCTGtcccctcaccatctctctcccctctgacgaccctcaccctccctccccctctccgaCGACCCCTCACCCCCTCACTCTTTTCACCGTACCCTAACCCTCTCTCCAACGTTCGCTCATAATCATCCCGCGCCTACACCCCTTACCCCACCTATCGTCCCCCAACGACACCGCACCAGCAATTCCCTTGCCCCACACCCGGTCCTTTCAAACCCCATCCTGAACCGtccactccttccctgtccctCCTCCTTGTCTTCCACTCCTTCGTAGTCTGGCGCAGTGCTGCACTCACAGAATGCGGGAGACGACAGGCCCCGATGCCTCCCCGACCCTCGCTCGGTCTCCCTGCCGATCAATAGCTCCTCTTCCACCACCGCCAGCCATGAGATTGCTCCTCTCCCCGCCCCTCATCCGTCTGCCGAGCCAGCCTTCCGGCGTGGTCACGTCACTTCCTTGACAACGACTCGCCCAGAGCTGTAGTACTGTAACTGCAGCCGTATATGAGGGAAGGAGGAGCCGATTTGTAAACTGTAATGGCAGTTGGCTGATCAACATAAGACGCATTATGCAGACAAACCAAATGTTTTTGTTTcagtactgaggaagggtctcggcccgaaacgtcgaccgttcCCCTTTCcgagatgctgcttggcctgcagagttcctccagcatattgtgtgtgttgcttgaatttccagcatctgcagattttttttagtTTGTCTTTATTTGCCCCCATTTTGTTATTCTGAGCTGATTCTTGCTCTAGGATAATCtgatcagagcaattgaatgtggactcaAGAGGCTTCAGGAGATGACCTGCTAAAGCCGAGACCATTCGCAGACGAGTAGATATTTATTATGTAAAGTGCCAGACCGCCCAAAGAAGCAAACTGTAATCTCGATAAACTCAAGTGTCTGGGTCCCCTACTTTtgctggtttggaccagtcagaatTGAGAGACACAAATAcatggggggaggaggggggggggggttcagaaCCATGGTTGTAGCCCTGGCCTAGAACATGTAACAAGGTGACCCAGACACttccaatgggatggagatccactgATGAGGAACACTATAAGGGTCAGGAGCTCCACATACGTAGCGGCGATAATTCTCTAACAATCAGAGACCATCGTGGATGAAGAGCACCCCACGGACACCTGGAGATTGAGACATGAGGAACACCTGTCCAGTGGAGACTACTTTCTCGGGTGATACCtattctcttcattgactgttcatggagcgTCTGGGAATTCTAGTCGGTGTGCACACAAGTTTGTGAACCCACGTGCCTtttagttgagacaataaaggtaaCTTGACAGTAACTACAGATTCTCTCTGATAATTATTAGAACGGATGATTCCTATAACAAGTGGTGTTCGAGGGTGGGAGAAATATTTGTGTAAAGCGAGTAAAAACCATctctacatttgctgatgacataatgTACCAAGGAAGTAGACATGAGTGTCAAGGTATGATAGCAAATGGACCCAAAGGACAACTtgtatcaaaacaaaaagtaagtGGGTTGGAAGCAGATTAAATAGAGTAATGTCTGAGAACAAAGAcacaaagagaaaagaaaaaccctattttaatttttttgtaaGTGGCTCCTCATCAGTACAGGATGGGGAGAGGACAACTGGTTGTGGCATATATGTAGAGGATGAACATGGCCAGAAATTATATAGTATAGCTTTAAAGTTATCTAAGACCATGCATGCACAGGCAGCAAAATTGGCAGCTGTAGTGTATGTGGTTTGCCACCGAGAACGTTTATCACCCGGGTTAGTCATACACTCCGATAGTATGCACATTTGTAACAGCCTTACAGAACATTTGCCTctgtgggaagccagaggatttgTTTCAGCTGACAGGAAGCCCCTCAAGTATATATTTGAGGaagcaaagagaaaaaaacatgGAGCCATAAAGGTGAAAGCCCACTCTAGATTATCTCTTGAGGGAAATAGAAAGGCTAACGAATTGGCGAAGAAAGTGTGGCAACCACAGATTGGGGAGATTGAGAAGCAGAAGGAAAAATAGATTACGTTTCTGGATTTAACAGAGGAgcagaaaaaagataaagaattttaaaaataattaatagAAGGAGCAGGATCTGAAATATACAAAGAGCTTAAGGCAGTGTTTGTAAAAGATGGAGTTGTCctttatgaaggaaagcttgtTGTTCCGCacggaggaagaaaccagatgatCCATTGGTACCATATGGGGACACCAAAGGGCCGAAAACACTCTGGAAAAGATAAAGGCAGTGTGCTGGTGGCCTAAGATGAAAGACAACGTGGAGCTTATGTCACTTGATACATGAAATAAATGTTAgtagggaaatacatgttagtagggaagtggtgttaggtaaattgaagggattaaaggcagataaatccccagggccagatggtctgcatcccagagtgcttaaggaagaagcccaagaaatagtggatgcattagtgataatttttcaaaactccttagattctggattagttcctgaggattggagggcggctaatgtaaccccactttttaaaaaaggagggagagaaaaacctgggaattagactgg
It includes:
- the LOC140717119 gene encoding zinc-binding protein A33-like, which codes for MASVNPFLNLTKDLSCSICLEFYEDPVFLECGHNFCEACISSFWENGECSCPECRRFLPQKVLKPNRQLASIVENVRTLVAGSEDRDWGETLRGFRGTGQNQLAGAQRLPPSAADLKRKVDELMYQFEGEFAELHRILDREEQEMKQRLSQKGKELQRRLVNSSRQNNDNDPSLLQMIWSLLKEITTPPAVGETRKEIKVVNDILIGEFRGPLQHMVWRQMRKLIKPAFARLTLAPNSAHPRLILCPSMTTALVGYLPQQLPENPKRFRKLICVLGSKQFTSGKHYWEVAVDQGAKWMVGVVKESVTRYKLEEMTVQNGYWVISPYVTNWIQSLCDFFAQTYRNPKHTEHLKLQINPTKVGIYLDYEGGQVSFYNAGNMSHLYTHSGPMSGAVLPFFGPGNSANDRIRLVQPWW
- the LOC140717125 gene encoding FK506-binding protein-like codes for the protein MASSQLSKTSEAINNSNGQEKTRNLSDHEILLEPFTWMCPDGSFVKKTLQVGSGLDKPKEGSWCRIYIGVDPTSSFDSRKHFPVGINESVEVILGESDTWFREVIDKCVETMLLGEQCEVLLTPGLSEAGEDLADRLRFTVKLEKFTIYKDSWEMSFEEKWQAAMCHKTKGTEHFKNGNLFGATRRYAKSLRLLVSVKYEVPPEKGEEYIKVRCALYSNLAACQLKRGQYRNVIQNCSKALELEPDSVKCLYRRSQAYTSINEVDKARRDLQRVLKLEPGNTAAVQQLRIVTQQIRAQNEKLGKAMSRLFT